The DNA sequence AGGATAattttaatactaaatgaaaCATTGtggataattttaaataaaaaataaggttagggacgattttaattttgaccctaaaccttagggaccaaaacagtACTTATCCCAAAAAATAACATATTGGATATTTAGTTATGAtaattagataaattaaaatagacATGTTAATATTGGGAAGATACAAGtttgtacaaaaaaaatatacaaagtaCACAAATGAAGGttgttcaaagaaaaattatactttttttaatgTCTCTACTCAGTTTACTTTATCATGTATCCTATATACCCCTTTCTTCATTTCTAATTAGAAGAGCAAAATTCAAAGCCATATATATGGCATTTTATTGGTCTAAACCACAATCATGCACATGATGCATAAACTGAAAGAACTATCCaaccaaaaaatattttcagGTTCACGTCCAAACAACCCACAAAATATACCTTTTGCACCACCAACTTCACTAGCAACTGAGTGTATTTCCTCcatttcaacttcaaacatttTCGATCAGTTCTTGCTTGATGACCATTTGCAATGTTGAACTTCTCTGAACGAGTCATCTCAGCATTATCATCTACCATATGTCAATGACCATTAACTACCTTATTTAGCTGATCAATTTTATTGCTCTCTGAATTAATACTTCTATATGAATCTCCATAATGTCTTCTAGCACTTGAAACCTGCATGTGTGCTAAAGAAAGTTTACTATTCAAGAAAATTACATGGAACTCAATGGTAATAAAAACAATAGTAAAAACATGGAACATGGAAACCATGTTACAAAGATTTTAGTCACTTTGGCATGACCGACATACTACTTAATATGTAGCACACCATGCAAGAGAAGTGGCCacacaaaaataatttgataagcACACGTGTCAGAATGAATTTACATTTACATACAAAAAGTTCTTCAGTTTACCATAAGAATGAATAAGTTTTTCTCTGCTTTGTGATGACTTGTATCTCAGCCTATACTCATTTGTAATATCTCTGAAATTCTTGAATATTTGACTTCCATGGAAGGTTACAACACTCTCTGGATGAAACTGAAGGTCAAAAGTGTTGACATTTTCTGCAATGCACTACGTTTATGtcacttggccataaacatgttCTATAAAGgttaaaataaacaattttaactTAATCTTGCATGTAAAATTATAGCAAACACTTCAAGTCTTCAACCAAACCGATCCAAAACCTAAACTAAAGTAGCTAGGCTAGGGTGATTGTGATGCTTCTTCTCAGGCTACTAATTTACATGAAGAACTAGTGCTCAAACCCCATATAAATGCCACAAGGATAGTTCCAACAGCAAATTGAACAACGGTCATAGTCACCAGAAAATGATACATCTTCAAGACCTGTAAATAaccatatatttataattttttttccaaaaaccaACAGGCCAAATTCAAATCCAAATTGTCAGAAAAATGAGAAATGACAATAACCTTCAGAACCTCAACAACAGAGAAAAACAATTCAAATTCCAGCACAACACTACAATCACAATTTGACAATTTCACATAGATATATAAACTATAATTCAACATTGAATTGCTAGAACATAGTCAGAGCCTTCACAACAAAATCAAACATTTGCACAAACTATGGTTATCAGTCCAGCTCACACACGAGGCAATCATTTATCTAAAACTACATTATAAGATAGATAAACAAACCTAATAAAACAAACTTACCTATAGAAGTAGAGGCAGAAGCTGAGTCAGGGACGCGAAGAAGCTTTAAAGTTTGGAGCTTCAGCACAGTCACATGCAGAGGATGACGAGACACGCGAAGGAGGCAGAGACCAGTGGTGCGCAAATTAGGATTTtgcacaacttaaccagcaagtgcaccgggtcatccaagtaatacctcaggtgagtgagggtcgatcccacgaggattgtcggactgagcaaACAATGGTTGTTTAGCTGAACTTAGTTAGGCGAATCAGAAAAGGGTTTGGTGAGTTAAAAtcacataaaataataaataagcaATTAAAGGAAGTAAATAAGAATTGGTGTAAAAACagtatgagaaaatagttaaggcttcggagatgtttatctttccggattaaagTTTCTCACCAACTATTTTTACAATGAATTATTCATTCTCTGGCAAACTATAaatgtctaaaccctaatctcttagtgatttagcctcctctaaccttcattaactgccactctcgtggtcacttaattccgattagagggttaagtttagAAAAATAGTTTAacaccacaaaaaccctaattacccaagactaacaggattatatgtcacatatcccaatcagttcatgtaattagcagtccaggagaaatttgttttcaagctgtagttcaagcgagataactctctcgagaataaCAAGAACTCATGTAAAAAAGgctcatactctcgttccacccagttcATAAGATTATGAACAAAAAcaatccttagaattgaatcaaaatattaattaaaatagaagaataatagttctaatctatagaaataaatagagctcctaaccttaactaagaggtttagttgctcatacttacagagaaactagggttctgaaaacatgcggaaggaagaagatcctaGACCTAAGTGATCTTTTgctttaaatactaacctaatttgaaacgaaaataaaataaaataataaattctaaacctaaaagatattgttttaaaataaaaattacaaaaagaaattaaaatactaaaggCTAGATCCACTAGAGATGCTCCAAGAGTGGGCCTTCACATTCGAATTCAAAGGGAATTTTTGCGctaaaatcaagtaaaactaaatgaaatctaaataaaaacaactggaaaatgctaggaaaaagggtataagatgttcacgcacactactagaaaactagttattacagacggatattttcgacggattttatcccacggaaatacagacggaatttcagagggattttttcgtcggaaaacaaaaaaaatgaattagcataaattacagacggaaaagagaatccgtcgataattccgtcgaaaaaattaatttttttccgtaaaaaatagttacagacggaaaatccgtctgtaattaaatagacaaaacgctgcgtttttattaaattattacagatggaaaatccgtcggtaatttaaattttccgtcgaaaatattaaaaaccctaattttatcACCACCCATTTCACACTTAATTCACACTCCATTCGAACACCATTCACACTCCATTCACACTCCTCTTTGCCCTCATCCCTCGAACTCTTCGCCCTGCAGCCACCGCAGTCTCTGCCACCACTGCAGTCTCTACCGCCACTGCAGCCACGTAGCCCCCGCATCAGCCCTCGCAGCTTCCCACAACCCCACAGCCTCGCAGCCCCGCAGCGGCGCAGCCACCGCAGCCCCTACACAGACACAGCCTCCACCGCCACCGTAGAAGATCCGTCGCCGTCGTAGGAAGCTTTGTCGTCGTGATTGGAAGCTCCCTCACCGTTGTTTGGAAGCTCGTTGGCCTTCTCCTCTGTTCGAGCGCTCTCCTTCTCTCTCGGTGTCGCCGTTGTGTTTCTGCCACTGCCCTTCCTCCTCGCTTTCATTCCCGAGTCATGACCGTTCCTTCACTCCTCCATTGGAAGTAGATCTGAATAGCCACGAACCGAGGAGATTTTTTTCCCATACCTCCTCCATACGCCATTTTCCCTTTATTTCTGAGGTAAGATTTGAGATTTTTTTTCctatttcttagtttttattttttgtttttgttcttggtgtttctTCTGATGAGTTTTCTTATTGTGTTGTTATTGTTATGTTCAACATTTTTTTTGAGGGATTTTGCTCAATGTTAAGGTTCGTTTAGTGTTGTAACATTTATGATTagtggaaaaatagataaaaaaactgAATAAAGTGTTGGTGAGACATCTCcagacaagaaattaaaagaattaaagcttaCTGAAGATCAATCATATGTTTAATTGTTAGTTGTTTATGAAACTACCATAAGCTATTGAGTTTTTTGGGCCAATTGAGATGCTATGAAGTGTATAGGCTTCTGGTTCAACCCTTGTCGCATTCTGTCTCTATCTCCTATTGATTACTCACTTCTGTAGACAAACTGATCTTACTTTGTAAAATGTATGTTATTGATGGTACTAATAAGTGATTCCACCATTAGAAATAATGAATCATGATCATTAATTTTCTGCATATAATATCTTTTATCATGCATGTGTTATAAATAAAGTGGAATTATTGTTCTATTTTCTCATCAACTTGGCAGCATACTTTAATTTTCTTCTTCATTATATTTCCAAAGTGGTTTCTGAATGAAATATATATGAGCATGATGTGCTGAGTGGCTAGCTGATAATTTAGGATAGGAACTATAAAGTTTGGTTCTATTTATATCAAGTAATTAGGGAAAAAATGGTACTTTTAAGACATGGATCTATGAGTTAAGGTTAATGCAATTCTTCTGATTCAGTTCACGCAATTCTGTAAAAAACTGCATGCTTTGGATTTTAGAGACTCTTTTTTCTTCAATTgatttatatttctttcctttACTGATTCTTTTTGTTTCTCAATTGGATTGAGGAGTTATGTAACAGAAAAATAATCTAAGGTGGTTGTTGATGATGTTGAAATTTAGTAGTCCTATATATATTTTTCAGCTTTTGATTTTTGTAGTTTGCAATGCAGGGGACCAATGTGGTTCTGATTTGATGTAAATGTGAGTCtatgtttttgttcttttatttctcaaATCACAGTCAATGATTTTGATAAACTAATTCTGTGCAATCTCTGGTATGTAAGTAGAAAACTAATACCTAAATATACTTTTCATTTTTCATTAATACAAGTTTAAATTATATATAGCATTATATAGTTTGTGAAAATATACTTGTTCAAAATAGAAACACTCAAGTTTTCTAGAGATAAATTGGTCAGTTGTTTATAGGCTAAAAGAATATTAAGTAATTAAGtggaaaatttgatgaaacccaTATTGTCGtgtctatattttttttcctgtctgattttggttttgtttagGAAAACCATATATCGTGTTATATACTACTACATTTATAATTGATGTTCATATTGATAATTGTCGTTAATTAGTTCCTAGCATATGACACCagcaaaagcaaaaagaaatTCAATTGAATGTAGCCCCCTATAATCAACTAACTGGTCAGGTCTTCACGCGGCATTACCAGTCAACCAACCACCCTCCCACtcctattttaattttctacgatcttaaacaaaccaatttaaatcTATCTATATATGCTCTAAAATTTTGTATACCATTTTTTATGTGTTACAACTTACAACCGAGGTTTAAAACTGAGAAGTTATGCACCTTTCGGCTCTCACCACTCATTCTTCctctactttatatatatatatatatatatatatatatatatatatatatatatatatatatatatatatatatgagtgtaGATTGATAATAATGTAGCTGAATTTAAgtttcttaattaatttttttaatactactCCATAGGATCGACGGCTTAGAATTCAGCTGTCTCTCTGCTCCAAGTGACAGTCAGTGAGGTTAGCAAGCACACCCTGATTCTCAAGAAATTCTGTGTGATTTGTTTATCTATAGTGGTTGGATTAGGTCTTTTCTTGGGTCTTCTGATTGTGATTTTGCCATAGTAAATTACCAAATTGCCCTCTCTcatgattttataaaaataatactctaacacacacactttctctctctctctctctctctctctctctctctctctcattccaCAGTAGTTGATTATTAGAAGACTAATTTGTGTGTTCGCTCAGAGATTTTTGGTCCAATCCCTTCAACTTTTTACTTGGAGTTAAGGTTAGTGCAATTCTTGTGTTATAAACTTCATTGATTTCTAGCAAAAATGAACTTCTTCTGTAAGTTTTGGATTCCTTGCTGATTTTGAAGCTTTTACTGTTGTAGACTCTAATTTTGCAATTTTATATTCTAAATCTGAATTCTGAATctgaattataaaattggattCCTTGCTCGATCTGCTAGCTTTGCTGAATTGTTGCTGAGTAGTGAAAATTCTGCATTTGATTTGGCCTGAATCTAGGAAATTGGAGGCTCCTGGAGTCGTTGATGATCGTTGATTTGGCTGTGGTTACTGTTCTAAGGTCGTATAATGAGACTACATTTTTTGTTAGTCAAAATTATCCTTCATTTCCTTTTCACATTTGTTTTATTAGCTACTTTGGATCATATTGGTGGCATCCTGCGCTGCTCTATTAATTCAATCCATGGCAGCCAATCTTGGGGTCATCACTGGTACTTAAATCAATTTCATTTTATAGATACTTTTCAAGTACGCAAGCAACTAGCAATTTTCTCTTGTTTTTTGTTCACTCTCTACTGCTTGCAGGAAAGCACTTAGCAGAGCATTCTAGAAATGAATATCCTTGGGCTACCAACTTTATTCTTTGGTTTATTGCTGAAATTGCCATAGTCGCCTGTGACATTCCTGAAGGTATTCAGATTCATCTAGCAATTTTCTTTTATCTCATTTATTTGTATAATTACCATGTTTTATAAGATACAACAGAGTCCATGACTTTAAAACATACACAACCACCAACATAAAAGTTAGATCCATGATTGACAACCATATATTTCCAGTTTTGAAATCTTGATCTCTCACTCTACATGTGCAGTAATTGGGACAGCCTTTGCATTGAACATGCTTTTCAGCATACCTGTTTGGATTGGTGTTCTTCTAACAGGACTCAATACATTGGTGTTCTTCTGACAGGACTCAATACCTGTTTGGATTGCTGCATGCTTTTTTGCTGAGCTTGGATATGCAAAACCTGTTGCTAAAGAAGTTCTGAAGGGTCTTTTTGTGCCAGAACTAAAAGGAAGCGGTGCTACTGGTCTCGCGATTTCACTCCTAGGGGCTATGGTTATGTTGTGCGTTCTCCCTGTCTTCTACAGCCAtttgatttttctttccttttgaaaTGTATTCTCAAGCTTTGTTTctttgtgaattctgcagattatccAGTATACCACTCACTGTATGATGATTTCATCTGGATGCAGAACTTTGGAGATCCTATGTTTCATAGGCATGTTGCAGGTTGGTGGcattcaatttcctttttcaGTTTATGTCACATTAAACTCCATCTCAGTTAACTCTAATGATATCAAAATGTTTCTTGAAGAGTTAAGAATTTAATAATTACATATACAACTACAGGTTAAAATATGTTAACTTTTCTGCAATTAgtatattcacaatatatacacaTAGTGTTACAAATGGGAAAGTTCTGTTATCATGTTTGACACTTCATGACCTTATTTGATACGAGAATTTTTCTCCGTATTGAATCGAATCAAATCCTAACAAGTGGTAACAAGATCTATGTCATTTCATACGTTAGGCGAAAGAATAGGTGAAGGAACTATAGAAACCACAAGAGAAACTGTAACTACATATACTTAATTCACTTGAATGACAATTGGTTCTGTTGTGGAAAATAGCTGCAAGTGTTTGGGGTCTAGTAGCATTATGGCTAGCAGATGAGGAGTTCTTACCTTTTGATTATCAATCCTATGCTAAGGAGCTCCAGGTGTGTTAACTTTGTACTTTTTACACTCAGACTGTTGTCACTGAATTCGACGTGGCAATATAGTGCCATATAATCTATGTAGCCGACCTCACATTATGAGATAAGGATCATTGTAACTGAATTTTATAAAGATATTCATGAAACCAAAATATTTGAATCACAGCTTAATGTGAAGAACTTGGAAGATGAGATTTCAAATAAAGACATGAATTTGTCTCCTATATTGAAGTCAATCAAGGAGCTTGAGAAAGCAGCAATCAAGATAAATGACCAGAGAAAGGTATCATTTGGCCAAGTTTAAACTTAAAACAAACTTATGATAGACTTATGATGGCGGAAATAGAAGCAGGAAATAGAAGCAAGTAAAGGTTGGAGAACATGGAAAGAGTACCAAATGAAAGTGAGAGATGTGAATGATAGACTTATGATGGCGGAACGTGCATTCACTGACAGAGATGGCCTCTTAGGAATGACATGGCATAATCATTTGGTGAGTATATAGTTTTTTACTCTAAGAAGCAAGTGTTTTCTGGGCCAGTTCCCTCATTCTTCTTCTGACTTATAATATCACATAGTCTCCTTAACAAATGCCATGTGAACATTAGATGAATTCTACTGTTTTGAATGAAACCAGGGTTCTAACTTCTAAGAAAGATGAAATTGAAGAAACCAAGCAAGCAAAGCAGAGAAGAAACATCAAACATGGCTGCTACTGTTGGAATCACAGAATTTATTGGAGCAGAGATGATTGAGAAGGCAATTTCTTAGTAGATGAAGCTATTTTGTCCAAGCTAAAGTCAAAGAAGGAAAAGGTCCTTGTTGAGGTAAATCTATATTGTGCCCGTCAATTGAAAGGCAAATTCAGTTGCCAAATATTAGTATAGTTGTGATGTGTGTGTGAAGACCATTTAGAAGGATAAATTTTTGAAACTCTGCTTTGTGACAGCTTCTATATCAGCAAACTCTATAAATAAAGAAGAGAGCTGTGTCAATACAAACTGTGTTTTCTTCCCTTTGctgattaaaataaatagaatatataGAATATTATCTCAGTATTTCCATTAATCAATGTCACAAGGATGAATTTTTGAAACTCTAGTTGATGATTTGCTGCATTAGCTCCAACAATGCGAACCTGGTTGCGACTCAACAAAAGACTGGCTGCAATTTCCTCAGCTAGCTTGAAAACCAAAGGGAAGAACTTGTATATTGCAATGCTGATGTGGAGTTTAACTTGAAGTGGCCACACACAACCACAAGGAGATCCAGGAGGTGTATTTGTCAATGACTCCGAGCAAGTCACCATCATGCAATCTAAAAGGAATAGGATCAATATAAAATCTTGTTTGTTTAAATTGTTGAAAATGAAGGAACTAGTAGTGTCAATGAGTAATGTAAATAGTTATAGTTCTGTCAATGGTTTATTTTTTTGGGTATCTTTTTATTGAGATAGTGAGATATTGGCCAATGATGttgaaaaataacatccaattttataggtatcatgtaatgaatattatgtttatctatatgatttttggcctttttttttcaatttacagtGTGTTTGATGgaggaaatttaaaaaataaacctaAAGTATTCAATTTGCAatggaaaaatttaaaaaattttctattttactttaccgacggatttacagacggattttctgtctgtaatcataGTGTGAGATGATGTTCTaaggttcaaattacagacggaaaatccgtcggaaaatcTATCTGTAATTACAAACGGAAAATTcatcggaaaatccgtctgtaattacagacggaaaatccgtctgaaaatccgtctgtaattacaaacGGAAAATCCGTCaaaaaatccatctgtaattacagacgaaaaattcgTCAGAAAATTCATCGCCTTTGGAAAATGGATAgaaaatttacagagggaaaatccgtcgataactggtaaaaatccgtctgtaatttttcGACGgagaaaaaatccgtcggtaaataatttccgacggagcttttacagagggacaaaatccgtcggtaatttcgtcggtaaccaaaaatccgtctgtaataaagactaaatctgtctgtaaatctgtttgtattaatccattttctagttgtggcaTCAACCGGCGACTAGGAACATGGTGTGGAGGAAGGATAACGGAGATTGGTGGCACGAAGGAGAAACAGAGCATTACGGGTTTGAGCCATGGAAGGGCTTGCGAGAGAGAATAAGCACGACGGAGGGTTTTGAGACGGAAGGGAGCACCGAATAAGGGGTTGGAAGCACGATGAATCTCTAGGGTTAGTGTTGGAAGCGCAATGAAGCTCTGGGGTTAGGGTTGGAAGCGCGATGAAAAAGCTTTGGGGTTACGGTTAGAGGCGCAATGAAGAAGCTCTAAGGTTAAGGTTGGAGGCACCATGAAGTCGAAGAAGCAATGGTGATAGAGTGAAAAACAACCGTGTTAACAGTGAAGTGTTTACTTTTGTTCAGTATAGTTTTACATAACCCCATTGGCATGCTTTAACAATGTCACCATAAACGTAACTCTATTGGCATGCCTTAAAAGTGTACCTGTTTcttaagcgtggcaaaaaaagtgTGGTCATATCTCTAATCAATCGTCACCCTCGTAAAAGCGTGACCAAATCTCTAATCAATCGCTGTCCTCATAAAAGTGTGGCCATTGACCCCTttcggccacgcttttgaagcgtaacaagaaaaaagcgtggcgacaaactttttttcttgtagtaaaaaattgatgtttattaccatcggatttactgGAGAAAAATGCCAtggtaacttttaaaatttaattttaaaataaaaattactctcATTTATTATCGTTGGATTTAGGGTTAGATAAATCTGCAACTAATAAATGgcataaaaaattaaactgacACCAAGGTTATTGTCAGATTTTTTGATAGTAACCGATTTCAATATTCATCTCCCTAGTTATGCTTACTAGTGAGGTTTTTCCTATTGGATTATATCTACCGACAGTAATAATATTACTGTtggatttttatattaatttcgaCGATAACcaattagttttttttgttgtGGAGGAGAGGTTTAAATAAAGTGAAGCTCCCATAATTGGTGGGAGAAAAGGGAGGGCGAagcattttaattattctttcTAACCTACCGACGTCATTAAAACAAAAAGATTCATTAAACAAGTTTTACAAacaatatttttagaacaaaatgttTCACTAAATGAGTTATATTGATAGTCTAactatcaataaattaattaagagtaaaatttaattctaaattattttattattatcgaCGACCAAGCCATCAATATgataattcaaatatcaaataaaaaattaaattaaattcttttaccGACGGCTATGGCATTGatgtataatatattttttatattaatgtttaaatttaattctttaaTATCATATGATTGTCGGTAAAttcattctttttaaaaataataaattgaattaaattctttATACCAATGACCAAGGCATCAGTACAATTATTTTTTGATatactttttctatttaattatttaatccttATCGACAGTTTAGTGACGGCAGAGCTGTCGCATATCCATCAACAATACCATTAGTGGCTGGTGCCAAAGTTTGCTAATGATCATCTCGTCGATTAAAATGGCTCctcaaaaaatttttagtttttattgattATGCTACACATTTGTATAATTCTCATATACTtgtttcataaaaataaatatctagaTATTAtaatagaaaattctaaaaaataagtaaataaatcaGGTAACTAGAAAGATCTAGAAAGATAATATCTATAAATATCTATAATATCCAAGAACTAGAGTTGTCTAGAAATTGTAATGAAAAAACTTGTGAAGCCTATAAATAGGCCATCATGGAACTCATTGTAACTAACTAACAAACACAAATTCTACTAGCCTTTGTACTCTTTCCTTAACCATTCAATAATATAACTATCAATTTTCTCAAACTATTTATCCAAACTACTTATTAAAACTATCATTGCTACAATATTCAAATCTATAATACATTAAACCAACATCAAACTATTTCTACATGAAAGATCAGAAGTTTATGGCATCTTCAAGAAGTTCAAGCAACATGTAGAAAACCAAAGTGGTCATAGCATCAAGGTACTTCGTAGCGATAGGGGAATTGAATACACTTCCaaagaatttaataaattatgTGAAGAAGAGGGTGTCGAGCATCAACTCACAATGGGATATGCTCCTGAGCAAAATAGAGTATCTGAGAGGAAAAATAGAAATGTGATAGAAATAGCACGCTCGATCCTCAAGAAGAAAAAATTGCCAAACATCTTCTGCGCAGAAGCTATATACACAGTAGTATGCCTACTAAATCGCTGTCCCACTAAGGTAgtagaaaataaaacttcaatCAAAGCATGGAGTGGACAAAAGCCTTCCACAAAGCATCTAAGAGTTTTTGGATGCATATGCTATGTTCACATTCCCACACACAAAAAagcaaggttgatgaaaaggcaGAGAAAGGAATCTTCCTTAGGTATAGTACACAATCAAAAGGATACCTTGTGTATAACTTGCAAATAAAGAAACTATCATCAG is a window from the Arachis hypogaea cultivar Tifrunner chromosome 17, arahy.Tifrunner.gnm2.J5K5, whole genome shotgun sequence genome containing:
- the LOC112763157 gene encoding probable glutamate carboxypeptidase LAMP1; amino-acid sequence: MQNFGDPMFHRHVAAASVWGLVALWLADEEFLPFDYQSYAKELQLNVKNLEDEISNKDMNLSPILKSIKELEKAAIKINDQRKEIEASKGWRTWKEYQMKVRDVNDRLMMAERAFTDRDGLLGMTWHNHLLWHQPATRNMVWRKDNGDWWHEGETEHYGFEPWKGLRERISTTEGFETEGSTE